The Mucilaginibacter mallensis genome has a segment encoding these proteins:
- a CDS encoding dienelactone hydrolase family protein, whose translation MKKLFLFALLVLCGGFAFSQSKMACCKQSATEQFAMLASNKKFVMSHPKPLPIHFQSSIGKAITYTTPDGKTADAYELKAKTPTNNYLLVVHEYFGLNDYVKRESERIYNALGNVNIIDLDLYDGKSTDDRAEAGKLMQAVKEDRAIAIIKGAIAYAGPKAHIATLGWCFGGGWSLQTALLAGDQTVACVMYYGMPEQDINRLKTLHSDVLGNFGNKDQWINPKVVAKFADDMKAAGKNLYLHQYDADHAFANPSGPNSNPTATADANKNTLAYLKARLK comes from the coding sequence ATGAAAAAACTATTCCTTTTCGCTTTACTAGTTTTATGCGGAGGCTTTGCTTTTAGTCAGAGCAAAATGGCTTGCTGCAAACAGTCGGCTACGGAGCAATTTGCAATGCTGGCATCCAATAAAAAGTTTGTGATGTCGCACCCAAAACCGTTGCCCATACATTTCCAGAGCAGCATTGGCAAAGCCATTACTTATACTACGCCCGATGGCAAAACAGCCGATGCTTATGAGCTAAAGGCAAAAACACCTACTAATAATTACCTGCTGGTAGTTCATGAGTACTTTGGCCTTAATGATTATGTAAAGCGCGAATCGGAGCGGATATATAATGCGCTGGGCAATGTAAATATTATAGACCTTGACCTATACGATGGTAAATCAACAGACGACCGTGCCGAAGCGGGTAAACTGATGCAGGCTGTTAAAGAGGATCGCGCTATTGCTATTATAAAAGGCGCCATAGCTTATGCAGGTCCTAAAGCGCATATTGCTACTTTGGGCTGGTGCTTTGGCGGTGGCTGGAGCTTGCAAACTGCCTTACTTGCAGGCGACCAAACTGTGGCATGTGTTATGTATTATGGTATGCCCGAACAGGATATAAACCGTTTAAAAACTTTGCATAGCGATGTATTAGGCAATTTCGGCAATAAGGACCAGTGGATAAACCCAAAAGTAGTCGCCAAATTTGCTGATGACATGAAAGCAGCCGGCAAAAATCTATACCTGCACCAGTATGATGCCGACCATGCGTTCGCTAATCCAAGCGGCCCAAATTCAAATCCCACAGCTACCGCTGATGCCAATAAAAACACTTTAGCTTATTTAAAGGCAAGGCTGAAATAG
- a CDS encoding glycosyltransferase family 2 protein: protein MIVIHSTISLLLTGLYLLVLIYLIRGWSNLKRPQLKPINFKTKVTILIAARDEEEKIALTINDILAQDYPKELTEIIIVDDHSTDRTAEIILSYADQGVKLLQLKEDKPLNSYKKKAIATAIGLSTGDLMVATDADCRMGSKWLSSVVNYYETKQPVMISSPVTYFEEKSLFERLQTLEFGYLVAMGASFIGNNRASTCNGANFAYRKDVFYEVGGFKGIDDLASGDDELLLQKVAERYPGKIGFLKLSDAIVYTHAKHTLGEFLNQRRRWASKSTKYKDKKVVALAVGIWLFNVSLLVNAGLSFYNICFFKLFLTQFLLKFIFEAIFLLPVFTFFKRLQLVWLLILLSPIHIIYFVYVGLIGNTRKYVWKGRTVR, encoded by the coding sequence TTGATCGTAATTCATAGTACTATTTCTTTATTACTTACAGGCTTATACCTGCTGGTACTTATCTACCTTATTCGTGGCTGGTCTAACTTAAAACGACCACAGTTAAAGCCTATCAACTTTAAAACCAAGGTTACCATACTTATAGCTGCGCGTGATGAGGAAGAAAAAATAGCGCTTACCATTAATGATATCTTAGCGCAGGACTACCCAAAAGAGCTGACTGAAATCATCATTGTTGATGATCACTCCACCGATCGCACTGCCGAGATCATTCTGAGCTATGCAGATCAGGGGGTTAAGTTATTGCAATTGAAAGAGGATAAACCGCTCAACTCCTATAAAAAGAAAGCCATTGCCACCGCCATTGGCCTATCAACCGGCGACCTGATGGTGGCCACCGATGCTGATTGCCGTATGGGCTCAAAATGGTTATCATCGGTAGTAAATTATTACGAGACAAAGCAGCCGGTCATGATTTCATCTCCGGTAACTTATTTTGAGGAAAAGAGCTTATTTGAGCGCCTGCAAACACTGGAGTTTGGTTACCTAGTGGCTATGGGCGCTTCGTTTATAGGCAATAACCGAGCATCAACCTGTAACGGGGCCAATTTTGCTTACCGCAAGGATGTATTTTACGAAGTCGGCGGTTTTAAAGGTATCGATGACCTGGCATCGGGCGATGATGAACTTTTACTGCAAAAAGTGGCAGAGCGTTACCCAGGTAAAATTGGCTTCTTAAAACTTAGTGATGCCATAGTTTACACACACGCCAAGCATACCTTAGGCGAATTTTTAAATCAGCGCCGCCGCTGGGCCTCTAAATCAACAAAATATAAAGATAAAAAGGTAGTGGCGCTGGCAGTGGGCATCTGGCTGTTCAATGTATCGTTATTGGTGAATGCCGGCCTGAGCTTTTACAACATTTGCTTTTTTAAGCTGTTCCTTACCCAATTCTTGTTAAAATTTATTTTTGAAGCGATATTCCTGTTGCCTGTATTCACTTTCTTTAAACGCCTGCAACTGGTTTGGCTGCTTATTTTGCTGTCGCCGATACATATCATTTATTTTGTGTATGTAGGATTGATAGGCAACACCCGCAAGTACGTTTGGAAGGGGCGGACGGTTAGGTAA
- a CDS encoding lysylphosphatidylglycerol synthase domain-containing protein has translation MTASAKKLFSFLLKASIVVLAFVFIYHQYLEKGDKLKQFETLITAIDHTKVAIVMSVVVVLMLVNWSLESFKWQYLTRKLVNISAWESIEAVFCGLTWAVFTPNRIGEYAGRVLFLPNRKRIHGVFAMAVGAFAQNTVTNVVGLGALLWFLYTFIHLNIWLYIGIVIVSVVFSLFLCIFYFHIKWLVNILDHIPYIKKYHRFFDIMQRYKKQELINIMFFCLTRYTVFSFQYYLIIHLLIPVIPIFEVLPLIFVFFFIQSALPSLDLLDIGVRGTAATLLFVHVTNQSVAVIVTVSLIWFINLIIPAILGSVFVFNLKFFDRNS, from the coding sequence TTGACTGCATCTGCAAAAAAACTCTTTTCTTTTCTGCTTAAAGCCTCCATAGTGGTTTTGGCTTTTGTTTTTATATATCACCAATATTTAGAAAAGGGCGACAAGCTAAAGCAATTTGAAACACTCATAACAGCAATAGATCATACCAAGGTTGCTATCGTAATGTCGGTAGTTGTGGTACTGATGCTGGTGAATTGGTCGTTGGAGTCGTTTAAATGGCAATATTTAACGCGAAAGTTGGTAAACATTTCAGCCTGGGAATCCATCGAAGCGGTTTTTTGCGGTTTAACGTGGGCCGTTTTTACCCCCAATCGTATAGGCGAATATGCGGGTCGTGTACTGTTTTTACCGAACCGTAAACGCATACATGGCGTATTTGCCATGGCAGTGGGCGCATTCGCACAAAATACGGTTACCAATGTGGTGGGTTTGGGCGCTTTACTGTGGTTTTTGTACACTTTTATACACCTTAATATTTGGTTATATATAGGTATTGTAATAGTTTCTGTAGTTTTTTCCCTATTCCTGTGTATCTTTTATTTTCATATTAAGTGGCTGGTCAATATTCTGGATCACATCCCGTATATTAAAAAATATCACCGTTTTTTTGACATTATGCAGCGTTACAAAAAGCAGGAACTCATTAATATTATGTTCTTTTGCCTTACGCGGTATACGGTTTTTTCATTTCAGTATTACCTTATTATTCACCTGCTTATACCTGTGATCCCAATATTTGAGGTACTGCCATTGATATTTGTTTTCTTTTTTATCCAGTCGGCCTTGCCCTCGCTGGATCTGCTGGATATTGGCGTGCGCGGTACTGCCGCTACCCTGCTTTTTGTGCATGTAACCAATCAATCTGTAGCTGTAATTGTTACCGTATCGCTAATATGGTTCATAAACTTAATTATTCCTGCTATTTTAGGCTCCGTATTTGTTTTTAATCTTAAATTCTTTGATCGTAATTCATAG
- a CDS encoding efflux RND transporter permease subunit, with protein sequence MSMVTSALKRPITVVVITMSLLIFAVLSAINIPIDIFPKLNLPTIYVIESYGGMSPQQMEGFFATGLQNQFLYVDGVKNISSKSIQGLTIVKISFYESTNMAEASAQVALQVNRAQSFFPPGALPPQVIRYDASSLPVGELVLDSKSENLKDIYDLAATRIRPMFATIPGLSAPPPFGSNARSIILSVDPDKLRSFNLTPDEVVDALAKFNVMSPSGNLRVGSMMYLTTMNSLITNSESFGNIPVITKNGVPIYVKDIARVTDAADITVDYALINGKRSVYIPIVKTASASTWSVVQDLKSKLPEMQNLLPNDVKISYEFDQSVFVVNAVKSLMTEGSLGALLTGLMVLLFLRDWRSSLIVVITIPVSILIGVLLLSLFGQTINIMTLSGLALAIGILVDQATVTIENIHQHLEMGKSKRLAIYDACEEISFPLLLILLCILAVFAPSFMMNGVPKAMFLPLSMSIGLTMIVSYVLAQTLVPILSNWMIKAERYQHGHHGQIHAHAGEALDRQEEIQINEHRQAETEHPADNDFFEKVKSRFIIIINALMPRKKVIILVYLFSVIILAGIGFVVIGKDMMPKLNNGEFQIRLKEPVGTRLEVTEDKFKQVLSIINKTVNNHVKITSGYIGLVPSSFGSSNLYVFNTGTHEAVLQVNLDEDYKINMDELKDALRKNIAHELPEMTITFEPIDMTEKIMSQGANTPIEVQVAGKDMQQIEGYANKVLAKLKKIPYLRDVQINQPLNYPVIAITLDRLKVAQLGLNVSDVARSVTASTSSSRFTLKNLWLDQNNSYTYQVQAQIPEYIMNSMDELKEIPLVKGQSSPTLADVATFKQTTAPGEYDRTGPRRFITVSANIYKMDLGTATSDVQKALKTVGTPPKGLIATIGGMSDLLTDTLNSLQNGLGFAILVIFLLLAANYQSFKLSLTVLVTIPAVILGSITALLLTGSTLNLQSYMGMIMSTGVSVANAILIVTNGESLRLEFKDATKAAITSASVRLRPILMTSFAMIAGMIPMASGMGEAGEQSAPLGRAVIGGLFASTLAALFILPLVFAWVQNKTTYDEPSLMPEEKTSIENLNTSHHEI encoded by the coding sequence CAGGTAGCCTTGCAGGTTAACCGGGCGCAGAGCTTCTTCCCTCCCGGTGCACTGCCTCCGCAGGTTATCCGGTACGATGCTTCATCATTACCCGTTGGGGAGTTGGTGCTGGATAGTAAATCTGAAAATCTGAAGGATATTTATGATTTAGCTGCCACCCGCATCAGGCCCATGTTTGCTACCATTCCGGGCCTGTCGGCACCGCCGCCATTTGGTTCCAATGCACGTTCAATTATCCTGAGTGTTGATCCGGATAAACTCCGCAGCTTTAACCTTACGCCCGATGAAGTGGTTGACGCGCTGGCAAAATTCAACGTAATGTCACCGTCAGGTAATCTAAGGGTAGGCAGCATGATGTACCTCACTACCATGAACTCGCTGATCACTAACTCGGAGAGCTTTGGTAATATCCCCGTGATAACCAAAAATGGCGTGCCTATTTATGTAAAGGATATAGCACGTGTTACTGATGCTGCCGATATCACAGTAGATTATGCACTCATCAACGGCAAGCGCTCTGTTTATATCCCGATAGTAAAAACAGCTTCCGCATCAACCTGGAGCGTGGTGCAGGATTTGAAAAGCAAACTGCCCGAAATGCAGAACCTGTTGCCGAATGATGTGAAGATCTCTTATGAGTTCGACCAGTCGGTTTTCGTGGTAAATGCTGTAAAAAGCTTGATGACCGAAGGCAGCTTAGGCGCTTTGCTTACCGGCCTGATGGTACTGCTCTTCCTCCGCGACTGGCGCAGCAGTTTAATTGTGGTGATCACTATCCCGGTTTCTATATTGATCGGCGTATTGCTGCTCAGTTTATTCGGGCAAACCATCAATATTATGACCTTGAGCGGTTTAGCGCTGGCAATCGGCATCCTGGTCGATCAGGCTACGGTAACCATCGAGAACATCCACCAGCATTTGGAAATGGGTAAATCAAAACGGCTGGCTATTTATGATGCCTGCGAGGAGATCTCGTTCCCGCTATTACTGATATTATTGTGTATCCTGGCCGTATTCGCGCCATCATTTATGATGAATGGTGTACCAAAGGCGATGTTTCTGCCGCTATCGATGTCTATCGGTTTAACCATGATCGTATCATATGTACTGGCGCAAACCCTGGTTCCAATTTTAAGTAACTGGATGATAAAAGCCGAGCGTTACCAGCATGGCCATCATGGGCAGATCCACGCGCACGCAGGTGAAGCTTTAGACAGGCAGGAAGAAATCCAGATCAATGAACACCGGCAGGCAGAAACTGAGCATCCGGCGGATAATGATTTCTTTGAAAAAGTAAAATCGCGCTTTATCATCATCATCAATGCCTTAATGCCGCGTAAAAAGGTGATCATACTGGTTTACCTGTTTTCGGTAATCATACTTGCAGGTATTGGCTTTGTGGTGATAGGTAAGGACATGATGCCCAAATTAAACAATGGCGAATTCCAGATACGGCTTAAAGAACCTGTAGGCACAAGGCTCGAAGTAACCGAAGATAAATTTAAGCAGGTGCTATCCATCATCAATAAAACTGTGAATAACCATGTTAAGATCACATCCGGCTATATTGGTTTGGTGCCCAGCAGTTTTGGTAGCAGTAACCTGTATGTGTTTAACACCGGCACGCACGAGGCCGTTTTACAGGTGAACCTTGATGAGGATTACAAAATAAACATGGATGAGCTGAAGGACGCCCTGCGCAAAAATATAGCGCATGAGCTGCCCGAAATGACCATCACCTTTGAGCCTATCGACATGACCGAAAAGATCATGAGCCAGGGTGCTAACACCCCGATAGAGGTACAGGTTGCCGGTAAGGATATGCAGCAGATTGAAGGTTATGCCAACAAGGTTTTAGCCAAGCTAAAAAAGATCCCTTACCTGCGAGATGTGCAGATAAACCAGCCGCTGAATTATCCTGTAATTGCTATAACGCTCGACAGGTTGAAAGTTGCACAATTGGGCCTGAACGTAAGCGATGTTGCCCGATCCGTAACAGCCAGTACTTCATCAAGCCGCTTTACATTAAAAAACTTGTGGCTCGATCAGAACAACTCCTATACCTACCAGGTACAGGCGCAGATCCCGGAATATATCATGAACTCCATGGATGAGTTAAAGGAAATACCGCTGGTAAAAGGTCAGAGCAGCCCTACCCTTGCCGATGTTGCCACCTTTAAACAAACAACCGCTCCCGGTGAGTATGACCGTACCGGCCCGCGTCGTTTTATTACGGTAAGCGCCAACATCTATAAAATGGATTTGGGTACGGCAACCAGCGATGTGCAAAAAGCATTGAAAACAGTGGGCACACCACCCAAAGGCTTAATCGCGACCATCGGCGGTATGTCAGATTTATTAACCGATACCTTAAACAGTTTACAAAACGGCCTGGGCTTTGCCATCCTGGTGATATTCTTATTGCTGGCAGCTAATTACCAGTCGTTTAAATTATCGCTTACCGTATTGGTTACTATACCGGCGGTAATATTGGGATCTATAACAGCCTTATTGTTAACCGGCTCAACATTAAACCTGCAATCCTACATGGGTATGATCATGTCCACCGGGGTATCTGTTGCTAACGCGATATTAATTGTTACCAATGGCGAAAGCTTGCGATTAGAGTTTAAAGACGCTACAAAGGCGGCAATCACCAGTGCATCAGTAAGGTTAAGGCCAATACTCATGACCAGCTTTGCCATGATAGCGGGTATGATCCCGATGGCATCAGGCATGGGCGAGGCCGGCGAGCAATCGGCACCATTGGGCCGCGCGGTTATCGGCGGTTTATTTGCCTCAACACTGGCAGCATTATTCATATTACCACTGGTATTTGCATGGGTTCAAAACAAAACTACTTATGACGAACCATCATTAATGCCGGAAGAAAAAACATCCATAGAAAATTTAAATACATCACATCATGAAATATAG
- a CDS encoding efflux RND transporter periplasmic adaptor subunit, producing the protein MKYRFCLLIVICLFFAACGGNQKPVDLSGEKTQNATKYQLGTVSEEALSSSAKLPGQLVPFNNVNLFPKVNGFVKELFVDRGSVVKQGQLLAVLEAPEMESQLQAANSRYLQAEENATASKEKYARLKEAAKEPGSVSPLDLDDASSKMKADQAMAQSEHSNVESVRTMQGYLRIYAPFDGMIIERNVSPGALVSPGKATDQPMFILQDIHKMRLTVDIPEDYVDKVDLTQPVTFTFNAMPGTPYTAKISRSANALGSMRSEAIEIDVQNKNGQLKPGMYAEVQIPMVSGAKSLLVPNNAIIRSTEHEYVIAVNDGKANLVNVKEGLASSDSTEVFGNLKAGDKIVLHGNDEIKQGDSIN; encoded by the coding sequence ATGAAATATAGATTTTGTCTATTAATAGTTATTTGCTTATTTTTTGCTGCCTGTGGTGGCAATCAAAAGCCCGTTGACCTAAGCGGTGAAAAAACGCAGAATGCAACCAAATACCAGTTGGGTACGGTATCAGAAGAAGCACTATCGAGCTCGGCAAAACTGCCGGGGCAATTGGTTCCGTTTAACAATGTTAACCTTTTCCCGAAAGTAAATGGCTTTGTAAAAGAACTATTTGTTGACCGCGGTTCTGTTGTAAAACAGGGTCAGTTATTAGCCGTGTTAGAAGCACCTGAAATGGAATCGCAATTACAGGCTGCAAATTCGCGCTATTTACAGGCAGAAGAAAATGCTACTGCCAGCAAAGAAAAATATGCACGTTTAAAAGAAGCCGCTAAAGAACCCGGCTCTGTATCACCATTAGACCTGGATGATGCCTCATCAAAAATGAAAGCAGACCAGGCCATGGCACAATCCGAACATTCAAACGTGGAATCAGTAAGAACAATGCAAGGCTACCTGCGTATATACGCGCCGTTTGATGGGATGATCATCGAACGTAATGTTTCCCCAGGGGCATTGGTATCACCGGGCAAGGCTACGGATCAGCCAATGTTTATTTTGCAGGATATCCACAAAATGCGCCTGACAGTTGATATACCGGAGGATTATGTAGATAAGGTTGACCTTACCCAGCCGGTAACCTTCACCTTTAATGCCATGCCGGGTACACCTTACACCGCTAAGATCAGCCGTTCGGCAAACGCGCTGGGCAGCATGCGCTCAGAGGCCATTGAAATTGATGTGCAAAACAAAAACGGCCAGCTAAAACCCGGCATGTATGCCGAGGTGCAAATCCCAATGGTATCGGGCGCAAAATCATTACTGGTGCCAAACAATGCCATCATACGCTCAACCGAACATGAGTATGTAATAGCGGTAAACGATGGTAAAGCCAACTTAGTTAACGTAAAAGAAGGCCTTGCCAGCAGCGATTCAACCGAAGTATTCGGCAATTTAAAAGCAGGTGATAAAATCGTACTACACGGCAATGATGAGATCAAGCAGGGAGATAGTATAAATTAA